The following proteins are encoded in a genomic region of Salvelinus namaycush isolate Seneca chromosome 12, SaNama_1.0, whole genome shotgun sequence:
- the LOC120057240 gene encoding U4/U6.U5 tri-snRNP-associated protein 1-like: MGSSKKHKEKGRDKDAEERHREHKKHRHRDRERDKERNVTREREKRKRSRSKERSGRGSEREGRSKGERSTGEPRVKKEKVEAGYEESPGIGPQSASGDASLSIEETNKLRAKLGLKPLEMTDTTKELGTKEQPMVAETINPVYIKQQNEMREKLAAMKEKRLLNKKLGKVKTLAEGDWLDDTVAWVERSRKMAKEKELAEKRAKLLQEMDEEFGVSNLVDEEFGQTKKAAYSSRDLKGLTVQHKIESFNEGETVILTLQDKGVLEEEDDVLVNVGLVDKEKAEKNVELKKKKPDYKAYEEDESVDDMVTFKPRTVLGKYDEEIDGEKKKSFQLSKGGCAEGERERELQAIRETLRNQAQSLEMPALAIASEYYTPQEMVGFKKTKQRVRKIRKKALPDELQLDDTRNTDFGSRVRGRGRRQLDEGQEVSKEGVIIPGLDVPQQSDDIRMADMDISDDEDFTPSEPAVLEEDEAEQDLQKQLEKQRKLKQKQLEKQKKLNQKQLLQDSGEKVAEQVPWLARVDGSDDEDNKNNLNIVFNATSEFCRTLGDIPTYGLSGNREDQEDIMDFEQEAERDGAGGSDSDEDENVGWSIVNVDEEQKQPDFSTASTTILDEEPIVSSGLAAALALCKNKGLLDTQMQKISRVRAPTGALPNDNYSIEDKMTIDDKYSRREEYRGFTQDFKEKDAYKPDVKIEYVDESGRKLTPKEAFRQLSHRFHGKGSGKMKTERRMKKLEEEALLKKMSSSDTPLGTVALLQEKQKSQKTPYIVLSGSGKSMNANNITK; encoded by the exons ATGGGGTCGTCGAAGAAACACAAGGAGAAAGGCCGTGATAAGGATGCAGAAGAGCGTCACCGCGAACACAAAAAACACCGTCACAGGGACCGGGAGAGGGACAAGGAACGAAATGTCAcccgagagagggagaagaggaaacGGTCCAGATCGAAGGAAAGGAGCGGACGGGGTTCCGAGAGAGAAGGTCGCAGTAAAGGAGAAAGGAGTACTGGGGAGCCTCGCGTAAAGAAAGAAAAAGTGGAGGCCGGATATGAAGAGAGTCCAG GAATTGGACCACAGTCTGCAAGTGGAGATGCCTCACTTAGCATTGAAGAGACAAA CAAGCTGAGGGCCAAGCTTGGTCTGAAGCCTCTGGAAATGACTGACACAACTAAAG AGCTTGGTACGAAGGAGCAGCCAATGGTTGCGGAGACTATCAACCCTGTGTACATCAAACAGCAGAACGAGATGAGGGAGAAACTGGCGGCTATGAAGGAAAAGAGGCTCCTCAATAAGAAACTGGG gaAAGTGAAGACTTTAGCAGAGGGAGACTGGCTGGACGACACTGTAGCCTGGGTGGAGAGGAGCCGGAAGATGGCCAAAGAGAAAGAACTGGCAGAGAAGAGA GCCAAACTTCTGCAGGAGATGGATGAGGAGTTTGGTGTAAGCAATCTGGTGGATGAGGAGTTTGGCCAGACCAAGAAG GCCGCTTACAGTTCTCGGGACCTAAAGGGTCTCACTGTGCAGCATAAGATTGAGTCATTTAATGAAGGGGAGACTGTCATCCTCACACTGCAAGACAAAG GTGTGCTTGAAGAGGAGGACGATGTACTTGTAAACGTGGGTTTAGTGGACAAAGAAAAGGCTGAGAAGAATGTAGAGttgaagaagaaaaagcctgATTACAAAGCTTACGAAGAGGACGAGAGTGTCGATGACATGGTTACG TTCAAGCCGCGCACTGTGCTGGGCAAGTATGATGAGGAGATtgatggagagaagaagaagagtttCCAGCTGAGCAAAGGGGGCTGTGCTGAGGGGGAACGGGAACGGGAGCTGCAGGCTATCCGGGAGACCCTGAGGAACCAGGCCCAGTCCCTGGAGATGCCTGCTCTCGCTATTGCCTCAGAGTACTACACACCACAGGAGATG GTGGGCTTTAAGAAGACCAAGCAGCGCGTCAGGAAGATCAGGAAGAAAGCGTTGCCTGACGAGCTCCAACTAGACGACACGCGCAACACCGACTTCGGCTCCAg gGTTCGGGGTAGGGGTCGCAGGCAGTTGGATGAGGGCCAGGAGGTGTCAAAGGAGGGTGTCATCATACCGGGACTAGATGTACCCCAACAGTCTGATGACATCAGAATGGCTGACATGGACATCAGTGATGATG AGGACTTCACCCCCTCTGAGCCGGCTGTGCTGGAGGAGGACGAGGCAGAGCAAGATCTGCAGAAGCAGCTGGAGAAGCAGAGGAAGCTCAAACAGAAGCAGCTGGAGAAGCAGAAGAAGCTCAATCAGAAGCAGCTGCTCCAAGACTCTGGGGAAAAG GTGGCAGAGCAGGTCCCATGGCTTGCAAGAGTGGATGGCAGTGACGACGAAGACAACAAGAACAACCTGAACATTGTATTTAACGCCACCTCTGAGTTCTGCAGAACTCTGGGTGACATCCCCACTTACGGCCTGTCAGGAAACCGAGAGGACCAGGAGGATATCATG GATTTCGAACAGGAGGCGGAGAGAGATGGGGCCGGAGGATCAGACTCGGATGAGGATGAGAACGTCGGCTGGAGCATCGTCAACGTGGATGAGGAACAGAAGCAGCCTGAT TTCTCCACAGCATCAACCACCATCCTGGATGAAGAACCTATTGTCAGCTCTGGGCTGGCTGCCGCCTTGGCGCTGTGCAAGAATAAGG GTCTCTTGGACACTCAAATGCAGAAGATATCCCGTGTCCGTGCTCCTACCGGTGCCCTGCCCAATGATAACTACAGCATTGAGGACAAGAT GACTATAGATGACAAGTACAGTCGGAGGGAGGAATATAGAGGCTTCACCCAGGACTTCAAGGAGAAGGACGCCTACAAGCCAGACGTCAAGATTGAGTATGTGGATGAATCTGGACGGAAGCTCACTCCCAAAGAG GCTTTCCGGCAGCTCTCACATCGGTTCCATGGGAAGGGGTCTGGCAAGATGAAGACTGAGAGAAGGATGAAAAAGCTGGAAGAGGAAGCG CTGCTGAAGAAGATGAGCAGTAGTGATACCCCTCTAGGAACGGTCGCTTTGCTTCAGGAGAAACAGAAGTCACAAAAAACACCTTACATTGTTCTGAGTGGGAGTGGGAAGAGCATGAATGC AAACAACATCACCAAATAG